In Maledivibacter sp., a single window of DNA contains:
- a CDS encoding metalloregulator ArsR/SmtB family transcription factor, whose translation MTNKKSDKDMCNCNVIHEDIVDSVKSKMPQEEKLYDLADLFKVFGDTTRIKIICALFEEQMCVCDIAAALGMSQSAISHQLRVLKAARLVKYRRQGKAVYYSLDDEHVKNIFDQGFSHISHM comes from the coding sequence ATGACTAATAAGAAATCAGATAAAGATATGTGTAATTGTAATGTCATACATGAGGATATAGTTGATAGTGTTAAATCAAAGATGCCCCAAGAAGAAAAGCTATATGATTTAGCGGATTTATTTAAGGTTTTTGGTGATACGACCAGAATAAAGATAATATGTGCTTTATTTGAAGAACAAATGTGTGTTTGTGATATTGCCGCAGCTCTTGGAATGTCACAATCTGCAATATCCCATCAATTAAGGGTTTTAAAAGCTGCTAGACTTGTAAAATATAGGAGGCAAGGAAAGGCAGTTTATTACTCCCTTGATGATGAACACGTTAAGAATATATTTGATCAAGGCTTTAGCCATATAAGTCACATGTAG
- the hydG gene encoding [FeFe] hydrogenase H-cluster radical SAM maturase HydG → MATMSLNDWGNQVIKQEQIDKYLINGKDFIDEKIISQKLQAIKTNDKSQIRAIIEKAKSIETLCPDEVALLLNVTDEELWEEMYEAGAEIKRRVYDNRIVFFAPLYCSNLCVNGCKYCGFRTNNKEEKRKRLNMEEIKRETEVIIDEGHKRLIVVYGEHPLSDIDYMCDSIKAVYDVKKKSPYGKGYGNIRRVNVNAAPMSTEDLIKLRDVGIGTYQVFQETYNRNLYKSIHPFGPKSDYRWRLYALHRAMDAGIDDLAIGALFGLYDWKFEVMGLIYHALDLERQFGIGPHTISFPRLMPASGTTMFSDSKYLVDDDQFKKLVTVLRLAVPYTGLIITAREAPKVRDDVINVGCTQIDASSRIGIGGYSQNNGNQEKEKQQFILGDTRSLDEMIKILAKKDTITSFCTAGYRCGRTGDKIMGLLKGCIEGKFCKLNAVLTYKEYLDDYASPETRMVGEKVIQKEIQQIKNITYFKEHGLDKQLIDSYSRVSKGERDIYL, encoded by the coding sequence ATGGCAACGATGTCATTAAATGATTGGGGAAACCAAGTTATAAAACAAGAACAGATTGATAAATATTTGATCAATGGTAAAGATTTTATCGATGAGAAAATAATCTCACAAAAGCTTCAAGCAATAAAAACAAATGATAAAAGTCAAATCAGAGCTATTATTGAAAAAGCAAAATCAATCGAAACACTATGTCCCGATGAGGTTGCTTTACTTCTTAATGTGACCGATGAAGAGCTGTGGGAAGAGATGTATGAAGCAGGAGCAGAAATAAAACGAAGGGTATATGATAATAGAATTGTTTTTTTTGCACCCCTATACTGCAGTAATCTTTGTGTCAATGGCTGTAAGTATTGTGGATTTAGAACTAATAACAAAGAAGAAAAAAGAAAAAGATTAAATATGGAAGAAATAAAAAGGGAAACAGAAGTCATAATCGATGAAGGGCATAAAAGACTTATCGTTGTGTATGGAGAACATCCCCTTTCAGATATTGACTATATGTGTGACTCAATAAAAGCAGTTTATGATGTAAAGAAGAAATCTCCCTATGGCAAGGGCTATGGAAACATTAGAAGAGTAAATGTAAATGCGGCGCCGATGTCAACGGAAGACCTTATTAAGCTCAGGGATGTTGGGATTGGTACATATCAAGTGTTTCAGGAAACCTATAATCGTAATTTATATAAATCTATACATCCATTTGGACCTAAATCCGACTATAGATGGAGACTTTATGCTCTTCATAGAGCAATGGATGCCGGCATTGATGATTTAGCCATAGGAGCCTTATTTGGACTTTATGATTGGAAATTTGAGGTTATGGGATTAATCTATCATGCCTTAGACCTCGAAAGACAATTTGGAATAGGCCCCCATACGATTTCATTCCCAAGACTTATGCCTGCATCTGGGACAACAATGTTTTCAGACTCTAAGTACTTAGTAGATGATGACCAATTCAAGAAGCTTGTCACTGTTTTAAGATTAGCAGTACCCTATACAGGTCTGATCATCACGGCAAGAGAAGCTCCTAAGGTCAGAGATGATGTTATTAATGTGGGTTGTACTCAAATAGATGCTTCAAGTAGAATAGGAATTGGTGGATATAGTCAAAATAATGGCAATCAAGAAAAGGAAAAACAACAATTCATACTAGGTGATACCCGGAGCCTGGATGAGATGATAAAAATACTTGCTAAGAAGGATACCATTACTTCATTTTGTACTGCAGGATATAGATGCGGAAGAACTGGAGATAAGATAATGGGACTTCTTAAGGGCTGTATAGAAGGTAAGTTTTGTAAGCTAAATGCTGTACTAACATATAAAGAGTATCTGGATGACTATGCTTCACCGGAAACAAGAATGGTAGGAGAGAAGGTTATACAAAAAGAAATACAGCAAATAAAGAATATTACATATTTTAAGGAGCATGGCTTAGATAAGCAGCTTATAGATTCCTATAGTAGAGTTTCTAAAGGGGAAAGGGATATTTATTTGTAG
- a CDS encoding DUF6359 domain-containing protein, whose protein sequence is MKNRFLKTTSFVLILTLVLVNMFSINMLTMVNAESSPLTVSEALLESQGTTVTIEAYIVDGFNDQYAIKVADTNNASAADYLIVKLESNMRQEFSPVNNPQALGRKIRVTGKRDIYSHEESIEQVSSIEFIDGGSSQGGQDVANALNEAHGTTVTIEAYIIDEFNDQYAIKVADTNDISAADYLIVKLESNMRQEFSPVNNPQALGKKIRVTGKRDVYSNEESIEQVSSIEFIDGGGGTPSQNYNWNNTIPEKTPSPSNDNGKLVLFDNSHFETAGNADWVIDGGFSDFADALVEEGYTVREYRGIDKNGDGAIRFYDDRQSSNVDINEALITYDSINEADVFIMAEPNRPLRASEYAALKQFVDDGKGIFLISDHYNADRNKNTWDCTEVFNGYNRSTDLSYDMDGEYMDMRNPQNANSGWLSQNFGIRFRFNAINCMDGVSGIRSVEESEGITQGVQPILMAAGGTMSITNPDIAKGIIYFSDNDSPTKWNHAADLGLYFGGEKEGAYVAISKPSLGKAAFIGDSSPIEDASTKYKREDGGNKNTYPGWTDNGNAATLSINIVNWLANQESYIGFDGVAHTKGILTPEAMADVERNETADEPWSTPSYDPWNTDTFSPGSYGAPSGY, encoded by the coding sequence ATGAAAAACAGATTCTTAAAAACTACAAGCTTTGTTTTGATCCTTACACTTGTGCTAGTAAATATGTTTAGCATCAATATGTTAACAATGGTTAACGCTGAAAGTAGTCCATTGACAGTATCAGAAGCATTATTGGAATCCCAGGGTACAACTGTCACCATAGAAGCCTACATAGTTGATGGATTTAACGATCAGTATGCCATTAAGGTAGCTGATACTAATAATGCCTCAGCTGCAGATTATCTGATAGTTAAGCTGGAATCAAATATGAGACAAGAGTTCAGCCCCGTAAATAATCCCCAGGCACTGGGAAGGAAAATAAGGGTAACTGGTAAAAGAGATATTTATTCCCATGAGGAATCCATAGAGCAAGTTTCCTCTATCGAATTTATTGATGGTGGTTCATCTCAAGGCGGTCAAGATGTAGCTAACGCACTTAATGAAGCCCATGGTACAACTGTCACCATAGAAGCCTATATAATTGATGAATTCAACGATCAGTATGCCATTAAGGTAGCTGATACTAACGATATTTCAGCTGCAGATTATCTGATAGTTAAGCTGGAATCAAATATGAGACAAGAGTTCAGCCCCGTAAACAATCCCCAGGCACTTGGAAAGAAAATAAGGGTAACTGGTAAAAGAGATGTTTATTCCAATGAGGAATCCATAGAGCAAGTTTCCTCTATCGAATTTATTGATGGTGGTGGTGGAACCCCTTCACAAAATTATAACTGGAACAACACAATACCTGAGAAGACTCCTTCTCCATCAAATGATAACGGAAAATTAGTACTCTTTGATAATTCTCATTTTGAAACTGCTGGAAATGCTGATTGGGTAATTGACGGTGGCTTCTCAGATTTTGCTGATGCTTTAGTTGAGGAAGGCTATACAGTTAGGGAATATAGGGGTATTGATAAGAACGGTGACGGAGCTATACGTTTTTATGATGATAGACAATCATCAAATGTTGATATAAATGAGGCATTGATTACATACGACTCTATTAATGAAGCTGATGTATTTATAATGGCCGAGCCCAATAGACCACTTAGAGCTTCAGAGTATGCAGCATTAAAGCAATTTGTAGATGATGGTAAGGGCATTTTTTTAATATCAGATCATTATAATGCTGATAGAAATAAAAATACTTGGGATTGCACTGAGGTTTTTAACGGATATAATAGATCAACGGATTTAAGCTATGATATGGATGGGGAATATATGGATATGAGGAATCCTCAAAATGCTAACTCAGGTTGGTTATCACAGAACTTTGGAATTAGATTTAGATTTAATGCAATAAATTGCATGGACGGAGTTTCAGGGATTAGATCTGTAGAAGAAAGTGAAGGAATTACCCAGGGTGTACAACCGATTCTTATGGCTGCGGGAGGTACAATGTCAATTACTAACCCTGATATAGCTAAAGGGATAATATATTTTAGTGACAATGACTCCCCAACTAAATGGAACCATGCCGCTGATTTAGGTCTATACTTTGGTGGGGAAAAAGAGGGTGCCTATGTGGCTATTTCAAAGCCTAGCTTAGGTAAAGCAGCATTTATTGGAGACTCCTCTCCTATAGAAGATGCATCTACTAAGTATAAAAGAGAAGATGGTGGTAATAAAAATACCTATCCTGGCTGGACCGATAACGGAAATGCAGCTACATTATCTATAAATATAGTTAATTGGTTAGCTAATCAAGAAAGTTATATAGGTTTTGATGGTGTTGCCCATACAAAGGGAATATTGACTCCTGAAGCTATGGCTGATGTAGAAAGGAATGAAACTGCAGATGAACCATGGAGTACCCCTTCCTACGATCCATGGAATACTGATACTTTTTCACCTGGATCCTATGGGGCTCCATCGGGTTATTAA
- the recJ gene encoding single-stranded-DNA-specific exonuclease RecJ, translated as MEKVWNIVSEKVEGLSIVEGILRSKGITEKKDIEEFLSDKPQRTYDPFIIKNMTEAVGTIIRHITKGNRIVIAGDYDVDGVTATSLLLEFLGGITKNIDYYIPNRFTEGYGLNIEAIKHIKEEMKAQLIITVDNGISSVEEVDYANELGLEVIVTDHHNPPEKLPNCLILDVKQEGDDYPFKELCGCGIAFKLAQAIQKTLGLPKGTLSRLLDLVTLGTICDIVPLVDENRTLIKYGLKSINANRRLGISVLRQIVGLKDKEITAGRIGFVIGPCFNAAGRLEDAKYGVQLLISKDIAAATKLSKYLYDLNKERRDVQEVGEKLCKGIVEKEYTDKDFLVLRADNISEGVIGIVAGKIKDIFYKPTLVVTKSEDGYLKGSGRSISGINIYEEMKNCSDLFLGFGGHGMACGFSIEEEKLDELRSRLDFRAKRIKKENPDIFVPKLNIMTEIKSEDFTTQLVDNISKLEPYGMGNPRPLFVIKDIEVERTKTRGCGTDGKHLKFVGNRGSVTLDGIGFSLTERYVKLGQPASMDVAFSVDINEWNGNIKPQMVIEDFKSV; from the coding sequence ATGGAGAAGGTTTGGAATATAGTTTCTGAAAAGGTTGAGGGCTTATCTATAGTTGAAGGTATACTCCGTAGTAAGGGGATTACTGAAAAAAAAGATATAGAAGAATTTTTAAGTGATAAACCCCAAAGGACCTATGACCCCTTTATCATAAAAAATATGACCGAGGCTGTAGGCACAATTATTCGGCATATCACAAAGGGCAATAGGATTGTAATTGCTGGAGATTATGATGTGGATGGGGTTACAGCAACATCATTGTTATTAGAATTTTTAGGTGGAATAACTAAAAATATAGATTATTACATACCTAACCGTTTTACCGAGGGTTATGGACTGAATATAGAAGCTATAAAGCACATAAAAGAAGAAATGAAGGCTCAGCTTATTATTACAGTAGATAATGGAATTAGTTCCGTTGAGGAAGTGGATTATGCAAATGAATTAGGATTAGAAGTGATAGTTACTGATCACCATAATCCTCCGGAGAAGCTGCCAAATTGTTTAATACTCGATGTAAAACAAGAAGGCGATGACTATCCCTTTAAGGAATTATGTGGCTGTGGTATAGCATTCAAGCTTGCACAAGCAATTCAGAAAACCTTGGGATTACCTAAAGGTACATTATCAAGACTTCTAGATTTGGTTACCCTTGGAACCATTTGTGATATTGTACCCCTTGTGGACGAAAATAGAACTCTCATTAAATATGGATTAAAAAGTATAAATGCAAATAGACGTTTAGGTATTTCTGTTTTAAGACAGATAGTAGGCCTTAAGGATAAAGAAATAACCGCAGGAAGGATTGGATTTGTAATAGGACCATGCTTCAATGCAGCTGGGAGACTTGAGGATGCAAAATATGGTGTACAGCTGCTTATTTCAAAGGATATAGCCGCAGCTACAAAATTATCGAAATACTTATATGATTTGAATAAAGAGAGAAGAGATGTCCAAGAGGTAGGGGAAAAGCTGTGTAAGGGTATTGTTGAAAAAGAATATACCGATAAGGATTTTTTAGTCCTACGTGCAGATAATATTTCAGAAGGGGTCATTGGGATCGTTGCTGGAAAGATAAAGGATATTTTTTATAAACCCACATTAGTGGTTACAAAAAGTGAAGATGGATATTTAAAGGGAAGTGGTAGAAGTATATCGGGAATAAATATATATGAAGAAATGAAAAACTGCTCTGATCTTTTTCTAGGCTTTGGAGGTCATGGCATGGCTTGTGGATTTTCCATAGAAGAGGAAAAGCTAGATGAACTAAGGTCTAGATTAGACTTCAGAGCTAAAAGAATCAAAAAAGAAAATCCCGATATATTTGTACCAAAATTAAATATTATGACGGAGATCAAATCAGAGGATTTCACTACCCAGCTTGTGGACAATATATCAAAACTAGAGCCCTATGGAATGGGGAATCCTAGGCCTTTGTTTGTCATAAAGGATATAGAGGTTGAGAGAACTAAGACAAGGGGTTGTGGAACCGATGGTAAGCATCTAAAATTTGTGGGAAATAGGGGCAGTGTCACTTTAGATGGAATAGGATTTTCATTAACAGAAAGATATGTAAAGCTGGGACAACCCGCTTCTATGGATGTTGCTTTTTCTGTAGACATTAATGAATGGAATGGGAATATCAAGCCTCAAATGGTTATTGAAGATTTTAAAAGTGTATAA
- a CDS encoding iron-only hydrogenase system regulator: MINIKRKIAVIGAVLDNPRDCQSQFNDIVSDFKGIVRGRMGIPFEEECVSVISIIVYGSLDEINSLTGKLGNIQGVNIKTSFSKKNIEA, encoded by the coding sequence ATGATTAATATCAAAAGAAAAATAGCTGTTATAGGAGCTGTACTAGATAATCCAAGGGATTGTCAAAGTCAATTTAACGATATAGTATCTGATTTTAAGGGAATTGTAAGGGGAAGGATGGGTATTCCTTTTGAGGAAGAGTGTGTTTCTGTAATCTCAATAATCGTATATGGCTCATTAGATGAAATAAATAGCTTAACAGGCAAACTTGGTAATATACAGGGGGTCAATATAAAAACATCATTCTCAAAGAAGAACATAGAAGCATGA
- a CDS encoding heavy metal translocating P-type ATPase, with product MSNQVKVELSLEGLNCANCAAKIERRVNELSHVKLASLNFVTKTMAIDIADVGKSKEVISQTKNIVKKLEPHVVVNERGLNKTGKKVLVLKGLACANCSAKIETKIKELQGVNKAYIDFASGKLIMEANKRDLTRITEEAIKIIKDIEPHVNVIEESKENLYNDDHGHHHCDDHEHTHAHHHSHGEGNNRKELIKLGIGAVLFIVGLVFKFSQPIEFGIFFISYILVGGEVLLRAGRNILRGQIFDENFLMAIATVGAFAIGEFPEGAGVMIFYQAGEFMQGLAVNRSRKSIAELMDIRPDYANLKIGNDLKKVSPEEVNIDDIIVVKPGEKVPLDGIVIEGTSTLDTSALTGESMPRDVVVGSEVLGGFINKNGLLTIKVDKDFSESTVSKILDLVQNASSKKASIEKFITKFARYYTPIVVFSALALAVIPPLVIEGATFSQWLYRALIFLVVSCPCALVISIPLGFFGGIGGASKSGILIKGGNYLEALNNVDTVVFDKTGTLTKGVFKVTEIKAKAHISKEELLELAAFAESYSNHPIAASILKEYGKEVNKEDIESYDELSGYGISAVIRGKKVLAGNDKLMKQKNIEFDDIHFTGTIVHIVVDKEYAGHIIISDEIKLDAENAIKELKAIGVNKTVMLTGDNRKVAEKVAESLGLDKVYSELLPQHKVEKLEQLDKEKKSKGNLIFVGDGINDAPVLARSDIGVAMGALGSDAAIEAADVVLMTDEPLKLVSAIKIAKKTKRIIWQNIVFALGIKVIVMILGAMGMATMWAAVFADVGVALIAVLNSMRALKVGSI from the coding sequence ATGTCTAACCAAGTAAAGGTTGAGTTATCCTTAGAAGGACTCAACTGTGCTAATTGTGCTGCAAAGATAGAAAGAAGAGTAAATGAGTTATCCCATGTTAAGCTAGCTTCACTAAACTTTGTTACCAAGACAATGGCCATAGACATAGCTGATGTGGGAAAGAGTAAAGAGGTAATATCACAAACAAAAAATATAGTAAAAAAACTTGAACCCCATGTTGTAGTCAATGAAAGGGGACTAAATAAGACTGGAAAGAAAGTCTTAGTCCTAAAGGGACTGGCTTGTGCAAACTGTAGTGCCAAGATCGAAACAAAGATCAAGGAATTACAGGGTGTGAATAAGGCCTATATTGATTTCGCATCTGGAAAATTGATTATGGAAGCCAATAAAAGGGACTTGACTAGAATCACTGAAGAAGCAATTAAAATAATAAAAGATATTGAACCCCATGTAAATGTAATAGAAGAAAGCAAAGAAAACCTCTATAATGATGATCATGGACACCATCATTGTGATGATCATGAACATACCCATGCTCATCACCATAGTCATGGGGAGGGAAATAATAGGAAAGAATTAATAAAACTAGGTATAGGAGCAGTTCTATTTATTGTAGGCTTAGTCTTTAAATTCTCCCAGCCCATTGAATTTGGGATATTCTTTATCAGCTATATTTTAGTTGGTGGGGAAGTACTTCTTAGGGCTGGAAGAAATATATTGCGAGGACAAATATTTGATGAAAATTTTTTAATGGCTATAGCAACCGTTGGAGCCTTTGCCATAGGAGAATTCCCAGAGGGTGCAGGGGTTATGATATTTTATCAAGCAGGAGAGTTTATGCAGGGGTTGGCAGTTAATCGTTCAAGAAAATCAATTGCTGAATTAATGGATATAAGACCAGACTATGCCAATCTTAAAATAGGAAATGACTTAAAGAAGGTATCACCTGAGGAAGTAAATATCGATGACATAATAGTAGTAAAACCCGGTGAAAAGGTTCCCTTGGATGGGATAGTTATAGAAGGGACATCTACCCTTGATACATCCGCACTTACAGGAGAATCTATGCCGAGGGATGTCGTGGTGGGAAGTGAAGTTCTAGGTGGATTTATTAATAAAAACGGACTGCTGACTATTAAAGTTGATAAAGATTTTAGTGAATCCACTGTATCTAAAATATTAGATTTAGTTCAAAATGCAAGTAGTAAGAAAGCTTCAATTGAAAAATTTATAACAAAATTTGCAAGATATTATACACCTATTGTAGTTTTTAGTGCCCTAGCCTTGGCTGTAATTCCTCCACTTGTTATTGAAGGTGCAACATTTTCTCAGTGGTTATATAGGGCACTTATATTCTTAGTAGTATCATGCCCTTGTGCCTTAGTGATATCTATACCACTTGGATTTTTTGGAGGTATAGGTGGAGCATCAAAGTCTGGAATACTTATAAAGGGTGGGAACTACTTAGAGGCCCTTAACAATGTAGACACAGTAGTATTTGATAAAACAGGAACCTTAACAAAGGGCGTATTTAAAGTAACTGAAATCAAAGCAAAGGCCCATATATCCAAGGAGGAACTATTAGAGCTTGCTGCCTTTGCTGAGAGTTATTCTAACCATCCAATTGCGGCCTCTATATTAAAGGAATATGGTAAAGAGGTCAATAAAGAGGATATAGAGTCATATGATGAATTGTCAGGATATGGTATAAGTGCTGTAATAAGGGGTAAAAAAGTTTTAGCAGGAAATGATAAGCTTATGAAGCAAAAAAATATAGAATTTGATGATATTCATTTTACTGGGACAATAGTTCATATTGTAGTAGATAAGGAATATGCAGGCCATATTATTATTTCCGATGAAATTAAGTTAGACGCAGAAAATGCTATAAAGGAGCTTAAAGCAATAGGAGTCAATAAGACGGTAATGCTTACAGGAGATAATAGGAAAGTAGCGGAAAAGGTAGCCGAAAGTCTTGGGCTGGACAAAGTGTACTCAGAGCTTTTACCCCAGCATAAGGTTGAAAAGTTAGAACAATTAGATAAAGAAAAAAAATCCAAAGGGAATCTTATATTCGTTGGAGATGGCATAAATGATGCACCAGTTCTGGCTAGATCAGATATAGGTGTGGCTATGGGGGCACTGGGCTCAGATGCAGCAATAGAAGCAGCCGATGTTGTTCTCATGACCGATGAACCTTTAAAACTGGTGAGTGCAATAAAAATAGCAAAAAAAACCAAAAGAATAATATGGCAAAACATTGTATTTGCATTAGGTATAAAAGTAATAGTGATGATACTTGGAGCCATGGGTATGGCGACCATGTGGGCGGCAGTATTTGCCGATGTAGGGGTAGCACTGATAGCAGTACTTAACTCTATGAGAGCATTGAAGGTAGGAAGTATTTAA
- the hisC gene encoding histidinol-phosphate transaminase: protein MKDNLFRKEVLTLKRYVPGKPIEEVKKELGLEDIVKLASNENPLGPSKKAVEAIKQEAANIHIYPDPGVATLKEKLAQKYDLSPEQIVVGNGGEEIIKFIAQTFINSGDEAIMALPSFGLYSTSVSHMGGVLVQIPLKNYKHDFEGFVENINENTKLIFVCNPNNPTGNIMTGEEIDYLFNNIPEHIVVVLDEAYYEYAIKNPEYPDSINILKKRPNTIILRTFSKVAGLAGVRTGYCLTSKEIANEMTKVKGVFNANRLAQVAAVAALEDDEHIEKTVKLNYESMEMMEKYFEDNNLEYIKSNSNFIFVNINMDSRVVFQRLLEQGVIMRPGYLWNWDNWIRVSTGTIEQTQKFIEKLELILQDN, encoded by the coding sequence ATGAAGGATAATCTATTTAGAAAAGAAGTACTGACATTAAAGCGTTATGTTCCCGGTAAACCTATTGAGGAAGTAAAAAAGGAATTAGGTTTAGAAGACATAGTAAAGCTAGCGTCTAATGAAAACCCTTTAGGGCCTTCAAAGAAAGCAGTTGAGGCTATAAAGCAGGAAGCAGCAAATATTCATATTTATCCAGATCCAGGGGTAGCTACATTAAAAGAGAAATTAGCACAGAAATATGATTTAAGCCCAGAACAAATTGTGGTTGGAAATGGTGGAGAAGAGATCATAAAGTTCATTGCTCAGACATTTATTAATTCTGGGGATGAGGCGATAATGGCACTTCCTTCATTTGGATTATACAGTACTAGTGTTTCCCATATGGGAGGTGTATTAGTACAGATTCCCCTTAAGAACTACAAGCATGATTTTGAAGGCTTTGTAGAAAATATAAATGAAAACACAAAATTAATTTTTGTCTGTAATCCAAATAATCCAACGGGGAATATTATGACTGGAGAAGAGATAGACTATTTATTTAACAATATTCCAGAACATATTGTAGTAGTTCTTGATGAAGCATATTATGAGTATGCCATAAAAAATCCTGAATACCCTGACAGCATAAATATACTAAAGAAAAGACCAAACACCATTATACTTAGAACTTTCTCAAAGGTGGCAGGACTTGCAGGGGTTAGAACGGGATATTGCTTAACATCTAAGGAAATAGCAAATGAAATGACTAAGGTAAAGGGAGTATTTAATGCCAACAGATTAGCCCAGGTAGCTGCCGTAGCTGCCCTTGAAGATGATGAGCATATAGAAAAAACAGTAAAATTAAATTATGAATCTATGGAAATGATGGAGAAATACTTTGAAGATAATAATTTAGAATATATAAAATCCAATTCTAATTTTATTTTTGTTAATATAAATATGGATTCTAGAGTAGTATTCCAAAGGCTATTGGAGCAGGGAGTTATAATGAGACCAGGCTATCTTTGGAATTGGGATAACTGGATAAGGGTCAGTACAGGAACCATTGAGCAAACACAAAAATTTATTGAAAAATTAGAACTTATTTTACAAGACAACTAA
- the hydE gene encoding [FeFe] hydrogenase H-cluster radical SAM maturase HydE — translation MKKILDKLYRTNNLEKKELIKLLSNIDDEHKKILFEYADIVRQKVYGKKVILRGIVEFSSYCKNTCMYCGLCSSNNIVNRYRMSKSEIMECCRKGYEMGYRTFVLQSGEDLHYTDEMLQSILYSIKEDFSDVAVTLSIGEKSSSSYTKLFEAGADRYLLRHEAAERGLYEKLHPSMSYDNRINCLKNLKNIGYQVGAGFIVGLPEQSIIHITEDLLFLKALNPHMVGIGPFISHPQTPLKDYPNGPVDMTIICLAIIRLLLPEVLLPTTTALRCLDPSSWGKSLEAGANVIMTNLTSSEKRKNYDIYKGKGDTADNANTLTAQVKDLIKNAGYEVDMSRGDHISIKKCF, via the coding sequence ATGAAAAAAATACTAGATAAACTATATAGGACTAATAATTTAGAAAAAAAGGAACTTATAAAACTGTTAAGTAATATTGATGATGAACATAAAAAAATACTTTTTGAGTATGCAGACATAGTTAGACAAAAAGTATATGGTAAAAAAGTTATCCTAAGGGGGATTGTTGAGTTTTCTAGCTATTGTAAAAATACATGCATGTACTGTGGACTATGTAGCTCAAATAATATAGTCAACAGATATAGGATGAGCAAATCTGAAATAATGGAATGTTGTAGAAAAGGATATGAGATGGGTTATCGTACCTTTGTGCTTCAAAGCGGTGAAGATCTACATTATACCGATGAAATGCTTCAAAGTATTCTTTACAGCATTAAGGAAGACTTTTCAGATGTGGCTGTAACGCTATCCATAGGAGAAAAAAGTAGCTCAAGCTATACTAAGCTATTTGAAGCCGGGGCGGATAGATACCTACTAAGACATGAGGCAGCTGAAAGAGGCTTATACGAAAAGCTGCATCCAAGTATGAGCTATGATAATAGAATTAACTGTTTAAAAAATCTTAAAAACATTGGCTATCAAGTGGGTGCCGGGTTTATAGTTGGACTTCCAGAGCAAAGTATTATCCATATTACAGAGGATTTATTGTTTTTAAAGGCTCTAAATCCCCATATGGTGGGAATAGGCCCCTTCATATCACACCCTCAAACGCCATTAAAGGATTATCCAAATGGCCCTGTGGATATGACTATAATCTGTTTGGCTATCATAAGGCTCTTACTCCCCGAGGTGCTTCTGCCTACAACTACTGCCTTAAGATGCTTAGACCCTAGCAGTTGGGGGAAAAGTCTTGAAGCAGGGGCAAATGTGATAATGACCAATTTAACAAGCTCGGAAAAAAGAAAGAACTATGATATTTATAAAGGAAAAGGGGATACAGCTGATAATGCAAACACTTTGACAGCTCAAGTAAAGGATCTAATAAAAAACGCAGGATATGAGGTTGATATGAGTAGGGGTGATCATATCTCCATAAAAAAATGTTTTTGA